In the genome of Raphanus sativus cultivar WK10039 chromosome 4, ASM80110v3, whole genome shotgun sequence, one region contains:
- the LOC108849585 gene encoding uncharacterized protein LOC108849585 gives MVGGGNRRDEGSMKPIQNTNLFAALDTRRKKKKQSDKAKASSEPEPQVFWSPTPLKAKAWADIDSDDEDDDYFATTAPPPPQSASDAKEESESEEDVLDEGDDDDDDLEEEHETQVHPEAEPEVKKAHEVPAPPKEAEKQLSKKERKQKEQAEFDALLADFGVAPKDSNGQDKQEKKEVNGDGEKKENTTGESKASKKKKKKDKQKEVKESQDEVKSNADAAAGEAGEQEEEEASSSMDIKERLKKIASVKKKKSSKETDAAAKVAAQEAAARKAKLAAAKKKKEKNHYNQQPVR, from the exons atggtTGGTGGAGGAAACAGGAGAGACGAAGGATCGATGAAGCCGATTCAGAACACCAACTTGTTCGCCGCTTTGGATACtcggaggaagaagaagaagcagtcCGATAAGGCCAAAGCTTCCTCCGAGCCTGAGCCACAGGTCTTCTGGTCACCTACTCCTCTAAAGGCTAAGGCTTGGGCCGATATCGACAGTGACGATGAAGATGATGACTATTTCGCTACcactgctcctcctcctcctcagagTGCTTCCGATGCTAAAGAG gaaaGTGAGAGTGAAGAAGATGTTCTTGAtgaaggtgatgatgatgatgatgatttggaGGAAGAGCATGAGACACAAGTTCATCCAGAAGCAGAGCCTGAGGTGAAAAAGGCTCATGAAGTTCCTGCACCACCTAAGGAGGCAGAGAAGCAGCTTTCCAAGAAAGAGAGGAAACAGAAGGAACAAGCTGAGTTTGATGCTTTGTTGGCAGATTTTGGAGTTGCACCCAAGGATAGTAATGGACAAG ATAagcaagaaaagaaagaagtcaatggagatggagagaagaaggagaacacAACGGGGGAATCAAAGGcctcaaagaagaagaaaaagaaggataAACAGAAGGAAGTAAAAGAATCTCAGGACGAAGTAAAGAGCAACGCAGATGCTGCTGCAGGTGAGGCCGGTgagcaggaggaggaggaggcttcTTCTTCCATGGATATCAAAGAACGGCTGAAGAAGATTGCatcagtgaagaagaagaaatcaagCAAAGAGACGGATGCTGCTGCAAAAGTTGCTGCACAAGAAGCAGCTGCGAGGAAGGCAAAGCTGGCTGccgcaaagaagaagaaagagaagaatcACTACAATCAACAGCCAGTGAGGTGA